Proteins encoded together in one Triticum dicoccoides isolate Atlit2015 ecotype Zavitan chromosome 7B, WEW_v2.0, whole genome shotgun sequence window:
- the LOC119342045 gene encoding uncharacterized protein LOC119342045, translating into MASEEEQSSLEEPSPPRTPTSWPSQPLLLDPAYARSKSVIHDELRSFRVFLQWCALDHSSPAARAASYAAFLALALAVPAAVTASLRADASLSPASASAVTFNRVATLTASGLAAVSFVTMAVFFRRCGGLRQLLFLDGGLRDDTAFVRRRYERELDRAFRLLAALLVPALCVEAAHKAVFFFSTVRVDPLLPLPHVPWRAVALVATVASWVYRTGVFLLVCVLFRLTCELQILRFEGIYHMFDAEACAAADEIFVEHRRIRTQLLATSHRYRVFIICCLVTITVSQLGALLVALSSQDGKSFANSGDLLVGSSVQLSGFFMCLFGAARITHRAQRIVSIASQWHMRMLSAAPHHGKPAVSTSASDIDRVALTAPLLPGAGCDYKSRQALVTYLWHNSGGITLFGFTLDRGLLHTIFAFEMTLVLWILSKAVVFS; encoded by the exons TCCGAGGAGGAGCAGAGCTCGCTGGAGGAGCCGTCCCCGCCGCGGACGCCGACGTCCTGGCCGTCACAGCCGCTGCTCCTGGACCCGGCCTACGCGCGGAGCAAGTCGGTAATCCACGACGAGCTGCGCAGCTTCCGCGTGTTCCTGCAGTGGTGCGCGCTCGACCACTCCTCCCCCGCCGCGCGGGCCGCCTCGTACGCGGCCTTCCTCGCGCTGGCGCTCGCCGTGCCCGCCGCCGTCACGGCCTCCCTCCGCGCCGACGCATCGCTGTCCCCTGCCTCCGCGTCCGCGGTCACGTTCAATCGCGTGGCCACGCTCACGGCGTCGGGGCTCGCCGCCGTCTCGTTCGTCACGATGGCCGTCTTCTTCCGCCGCTGCGGCGGCCTCCGGCAGCTGCTGTTCCTCGACGGGGGCCTCCGCGACGACACCGCGTTCGTCCGCCGCCGCTACGAGCGGGAGCTGGACCGCGCGTTCCGCCTCCTGGCGGCGCTGCTCGTCCCGGCCCTCTGCGTGGAGGCCGCGCACAAGGCCGTCTTCTTCTTCTCCACCGTGCGCGTGGATCCGCTGCTCCCGCTCCCGCACGTGCCGTGGCGCGCGGTGGCGCTGGTGGCCACGGTGGCGTCGTGGGTGTACCGCACAGGGGTGTTCCTGCTGGTGTGCGTTCTGTTCCGCCTCACCTGCGAGCTCCAGATCCTGCGCTTCGAGGGGATCTACCACATGTTCGACGCGGAGGCgtgcgccgccgccgacgagatctTCGTGGAGCACCGCCGCATCCGGACGCAGCTGCTGGCTACCAGCCACCGGTACAGGGTGTTCATCATCTGCTGCCTCGTCACCATCACCGTCAGCCAGCTCGGCGCCCTGCTCGTCGCCCTCTCCTCCCAGGACGGCAAGAGCTTCGCCAACTCCGGCGACCTCCTG GTTGGTTCGTCGGTGCAGCTGAGTGGGTTCTTCATGTGCCTCTTCGGCGCGGCCAGGATCACGCACCGAGCCCAACGGATCGTGTCCATCGCCAGCCAGTGGCACATGCGCATGCTGTCCGCCGCCCCGCACCACGGCAAACCGGCCGTCAGCACGTCGGCGAGCGACATCGACAGGGTCGCTCTGACGGCGCCGTTGCTCCCCGGAGCAGGATGCGACTACAAAAGCAGACAAGCTCTTG TGACGTACCTGTGGCACAACAGTGGCGGGATCACCTTGTTCGGCTTCACGCTCGACAGGGGCCTCCTCCACACCATCTTCGCCTTCGAGATGACCCTCGTGCTCTGGATCCTCAGCAAAGCTGTAGTTTTCTCCTAA